Proteins encoded within one genomic window of Acidobacteriota bacterium:
- a CDS encoding sigma-70 family RNA polymerase sigma factor, which translates to MSEQPQSVLSEELYQKLRERLILVAQSHVGDAAEDLVQETFFSLFDNIHRGKFRGQPTYQDLFCYSLGILKIIIIKEIRKRQQDRSRFLSDGPESIEEKVVVAMEESSEHRILDAEEQAGVELTSQQAREIFQTLPPHIQELIHLHVVQGWSYTQLSAHFNMPKQTLVSRFNVSMEKIRKKMIFFRTKAYPAYSISRKGDGS; encoded by the coding sequence ATGAGCGAACAGCCGCAATCAGTCCTCTCCGAGGAACTGTACCAGAAGTTGCGCGAGCGCCTGATCCTGGTTGCCCAGAGCCACGTAGGCGATGCGGCCGAAGACCTGGTCCAGGAGACCTTTTTCAGTCTCTTCGACAACATCCACCGGGGAAAATTCCGCGGCCAGCCCACCTACCAGGACCTGTTCTGCTACTCGCTGGGCATCCTGAAAATCATAATTATCAAGGAAATACGAAAGCGACAGCAGGATCGGAGCCGGTTTTTATCCGACGGTCCGGAGTCCATCGAGGAAAAGGTCGTTGTGGCGATGGAGGAGTCGAGCGAGCACCGAATCCTGGATGCCGAGGAGCAGGCCGGAGTGGAGCTGACGTCGCAGCAGGCGCGCGAAATCTTCCAGACTCTGCCGCCGCACATCCAGGAACTGATCCATCTGCACGTCGTCCAGGGGTGGTCATACACCCAGCTCAGCGCCCACTTCAACATGCCCAAGCAGACCCTGGTGAGCCGGTTCAACGTTTCCATGGAAAAAATCAGGAAAAAGATGATATTCTTTCGTACAAAAGCCTATCCCGCGTACTCCATAAGCAGGAAAGGTGATGGATCATGA
- a CDS encoding RiPP maturation radical SAM protein 1, producing the protein MMRVALVSMPWLDSHVPSAALAALKAWVAARVPGCAVAVWPEHVAVARRLGRTAYRAIQEDSLAGEALYAGLVYPERRGVLPGLLRTAFAADAAKAGMPPPPDADPSGILDAIDAHAAELAGRLAAAADVVGLSATFHQLFANVLLSRRIKAANPGVFIVWGGSLLRGAAGPSFMREYPEIDAVVQGEGERPLETLLVRLAAGQAPPDDGPGLLTRGNLDRFPAGAPVWEADDVAALPLPDFDDYAAAADPLSVEWRIWLQTARGCWWDRSGSTGDPKRRCLFCNMNERRRYRAKPARQVAAEVEALVARHANPRVVLSDLCMRSTGLAELGRRLAAPGRQLQLQIELRAGARPRDVLALWEAGLTVAHTGVEGFSTAYLRRMNKGTTAIQNLELLKTCAELEIGNPFGLVTGFPGSTAAEVAESVATIDRYATAYPPPGFLHEFDLTTGSAVDILSADFGIEEVRNHPRYAEFLPAEACARLVLPHRAWAYTPAGQPADWTPLYDACRRWQEMHEAIRATALREGRTPPKALAYLDGGDFLEITDCRNEARRLTLSGVWRDVYRECLETRTFADLAARFAGAADAARLREILDRLVAERVMYAEEDRYLSLAVASRPDIAARRMKRSRKKGTVRG; encoded by the coding sequence ATGATGCGCGTTGCCCTGGTCTCCATGCCGTGGCTCGACAGCCACGTCCCGTCGGCGGCGCTGGCGGCCCTGAAGGCCTGGGTGGCGGCGCGGGTGCCCGGCTGCGCGGTCGCCGTCTGGCCGGAACACGTGGCGGTGGCCCGTCGCCTGGGACGGACGGCCTACCGGGCCATCCAGGAGGATTCGCTGGCCGGCGAGGCGCTGTACGCCGGTCTCGTCTATCCGGAACGCCGCGGCGTCCTGCCCGGCCTGCTGCGCACGGCCTTCGCCGCCGACGCGGCGAAGGCCGGGATGCCGCCTCCGCCCGACGCGGACCCGTCAGGAATCCTTGACGCCATCGATGCACACGCCGCCGAGCTGGCCGGGCGCCTGGCCGCGGCGGCCGACGTGGTGGGCCTGAGCGCCACTTTCCATCAGCTCTTCGCCAACGTCCTGCTCAGCCGGCGGATCAAGGCCGCCAATCCCGGGGTATTCATCGTCTGGGGCGGCAGCCTGCTGCGGGGCGCGGCGGGCCCCTCGTTCATGCGCGAGTATCCGGAGATCGACGCGGTCGTCCAGGGGGAGGGAGAACGCCCGCTGGAGACCCTGCTGGTGCGGCTGGCGGCGGGGCAGGCGCCGCCGGACGACGGGCCGGGGCTGCTCACCCGAGGCAACCTGGACCGGTTTCCTGCCGGCGCGCCCGTCTGGGAGGCGGACGACGTCGCCGCCCTGCCGCTGCCCGACTTCGACGACTATGCCGCCGCGGCGGATCCCCTGAGCGTCGAGTGGCGGATCTGGCTGCAGACCGCCCGCGGCTGCTGGTGGGACCGCTCCGGATCCACCGGGGACCCGAAGCGCCGCTGCCTGTTCTGCAACATGAACGAGCGGCGGCGGTACCGAGCCAAGCCGGCCCGTCAGGTCGCCGCCGAGGTCGAGGCGCTGGTGGCCCGGCACGCCAATCCGCGGGTGGTGCTGAGCGACCTCTGCATGCGATCCACGGGCCTGGCCGAGCTGGGCCGGCGCCTGGCGGCCCCCGGCCGGCAGCTCCAGCTTCAGATTGAACTGCGCGCGGGCGCCCGGCCGCGGGACGTGCTGGCGTTGTGGGAAGCCGGCCTGACCGTGGCCCACACGGGTGTCGAGGGATTCTCCACCGCGTACCTGCGGCGGATGAACAAGGGCACCACGGCCATCCAGAACCTGGAACTGCTCAAGACCTGCGCCGAGCTCGAAATCGGGAACCCCTTTGGCCTGGTGACGGGATTTCCCGGCTCCACCGCCGCCGAGGTGGCCGAGTCGGTGGCCACCATCGACCGCTACGCGACCGCATATCCCCCGCCAGGGTTCCTCCATGAGTTCGACCTGACAACCGGCAGCGCGGTGGACATCCTCAGCGCCGACTTCGGCATCGAGGAGGTTCGCAACCACCCGCGCTACGCCGAATTCCTGCCCGCCGAGGCGTGCGCCCGGCTGGTGCTGCCGCACCGGGCCTGGGCCTACACTCCGGCCGGCCAGCCGGCGGACTGGACGCCCTTGTACGACGCCTGCCGGCGGTGGCAGGAGATGCATGAGGCGATCCGCGCTACGGCGCTCCGCGAGGGGCGAACGCCACCCAAGGCGCTCGCCTACCTCGACGGTGGCGACTTTCTGGAGATCACCGACTGCCGAAACGAGGCCCGACGACTCACCCTGTCCGGCGTGTGGCGGGACGTGTACCGGGAGTGTCTCGAAACCCGGACATTTGCGGACCTTGCGGCGCGCTTTGCCGGCGCCGCCGATGCGGCGCGGCTCCGGGAGATCCTCGACCGCCTGGTGGCCGAGCGGGTCATGTACGCGGAGGAGGACCGGTATCTATCCCTGGCCGTGGCCTCCCGCCCGGACATCGCCGCCCGGCGGATGAAGAGGAGCAGGAAGAAGGGAACGGTGAGGGGATAG
- a CDS encoding AAA family ATPase, whose translation MNVKKKGVALNAFETTASVVSAIAAQESARKIYVLDTNVLLHDPTSLFRFQEHLVVIPLHGLDEVDKKKGDPIIGFNARDVSQKLEQILSGGDPYQADRGIRIRNGYDGLLFFLAEYAEGAFPRDLDLSYYDNFLLASLMHLKQQVGRPVTLVTKDRNLRIKCHVLGLQAEDYLHDHVSEESLTGAADPLRTVVLTPAEIDEMFTAKKPNEWQLANFNRVRLRYNEGVILQDETGNYLGLGYRSGDTLLFTQYDRVRVLGVGPKVLDRRNYSHNFEQAVCMTQAMDDEVKIQVVVGKAGTGKTHIAMAAALELVFLRKKYESIKLIKPIITKSRLGEDIGFLPGTVKRKLLPRMRPFVEKLQKLVGENGLEKEQGYQKLLDDGVIEMMNLADVRGADLSGSVVLFDEAQNANPFQMRTLGTRLGEDSKLIVMGDPTQIDNVYLDKYSNALVNVYQQARRYPEPFIATVSLMQMVRSHTSRWFEEKIVPNVKKLSDK comes from the coding sequence AAACGCTTTTGAAACAACTGCTTCGGTCGTCTCTGCGATTGCGGCGCAAGAATCCGCCCGCAAAATCTACGTTCTGGACACCAACGTCCTCCTGCACGACCCCACCTCGTTGTTCCGGTTTCAGGAACACCTGGTGGTCATCCCGCTGCACGGCCTGGACGAGGTGGACAAGAAAAAGGGCGACCCGATCATCGGGTTCAACGCCCGGGATGTGTCGCAGAAGCTGGAGCAGATCCTGTCGGGCGGAGACCCATACCAGGCGGACCGCGGGATCCGGATCCGCAACGGCTATGACGGCCTCCTGTTCTTCCTGGCCGAGTACGCCGAGGGCGCTTTTCCGCGCGACCTGGACCTGTCGTACTACGACAACTTCCTGCTCGCCTCGCTGATGCACCTCAAGCAGCAGGTGGGGCGGCCCGTCACCCTCGTGACGAAGGACCGCAACCTCCGGATCAAGTGCCATGTCCTGGGACTGCAGGCCGAGGATTACCTCCACGACCACGTCTCCGAGGAAAGCCTGACGGGCGCTGCCGATCCCCTGCGCACCGTGGTGCTCACGCCGGCCGAGATCGACGAGATGTTCACCGCCAAGAAGCCCAACGAGTGGCAGCTGGCCAATTTCAACCGGGTCCGGCTGCGCTACAACGAGGGCGTGATCTTGCAGGATGAGACCGGCAACTATCTCGGACTCGGTTACCGCAGCGGCGACACCCTGCTCTTCACCCAGTATGACCGCGTTCGGGTGCTGGGCGTGGGGCCCAAAGTGCTGGACCGGAGAAATTATTCCCACAACTTCGAGCAGGCCGTCTGCATGACCCAGGCCATGGACGACGAGGTCAAGATACAAGTGGTCGTGGGCAAGGCCGGCACGGGCAAAACCCACATCGCCATGGCCGCGGCGCTGGAGCTGGTGTTTCTCCGCAAGAAGTACGAGTCCATCAAGCTCATCAAGCCCATCATCACCAAGTCGCGGCTGGGCGAGGACATCGGGTTCCTGCCGGGCACCGTGAAACGCAAGCTCCTGCCCCGCATGCGGCCGTTCGTGGAAAAACTCCAGAAACTGGTGGGCGAAAACGGGCTGGAGAAGGAGCAGGGCTATCAGAAGCTCCTGGACGACGGGGTGATCGAGATGATGAACCTGGCCGACGTCCGCGGCGCGGACCTGTCGGGCTCGGTGGTGCTCTTCGACGAGGCCCAGAATGCCAATCCCTTTCAGATGCGCACATTGGGCACGCGCCTGGGCGAGGATTCCAAGCTCATCGTCATGGGCGATCCCACCCAGATCGACAACGTCTACCTGGACAAATACTCCAATGCGCTGGTGAATGTCTACCAGCAGGCCCGGCGCTACCCGGAGCCGTTCATCGCCACGGTTTCGCTCATGCAGATGGTGCGCTCCCATACGTCACGGTGGTTCGAGGAGAAGATCGTCCCCAACGTCAAGAAGCTGTCCGACAAGTGA
- a CDS encoding LysE family transporter encodes MWLYLVLGISFGFASGIQPGPLMAYLVGRSMVHGWRRTLPAVLAPLISDGPIALLMLVLLTRLPAGMERGMRLAGAVFLFYLAAQAFRTWRRSDAAPPDSPGSAGRSLFQATAVNFLNPGPYLGWSLVLGPALLEGWRESPACGVALLAGFYGTILGVNAGVVILSGTARRLGPRAGRALVGLSALALAGFGFYQLWAGLVG; translated from the coding sequence ATGTGGTTGTATCTGGTGCTCGGCATTTCGTTCGGGTTCGCCTCCGGCATCCAGCCGGGGCCGCTGATGGCCTACCTTGTGGGGCGAAGCATGGTCCACGGCTGGCGCCGAACGCTGCCGGCGGTGCTGGCGCCTCTTATCAGCGACGGGCCCATCGCCCTGCTCATGCTGGTCCTGCTCACCCGGCTGCCGGCGGGGATGGAGCGGGGGATGCGACTGGCGGGCGCCGTGTTCCTGTTCTACCTGGCTGCCCAGGCGTTCCGGACCTGGCGCCGCTCCGACGCCGCCCCGCCGGATTCGCCGGGGTCGGCCGGCCGGAGCCTGTTCCAGGCCACGGCGGTCAACTTCCTCAACCCGGGGCCGTACCTCGGCTGGAGCCTGGTGCTGGGACCGGCCCTGCTCGAGGGATGGCGGGAGTCGCCCGCCTGCGGCGTGGCGCTCCTGGCGGGGTTCTACGGCACCATCCTCGGGGTGAATGCCGGAGTCGTCATCCTGTCCGGTACCGCCCGGCGCCTGGGCCCGCGGGCCGGCCGCGCCCTGGTCGGGCTGTCGGCGCTGGCGCTGGCAGGGTTCGGGTTCTATCAGCTCTGGGCGGGGCTGGTTGGGTGA